The Mauremys reevesii isolate NIE-2019 linkage group 1, ASM1616193v1, whole genome shotgun sequence genome has a segment encoding these proteins:
- the ATP4B gene encoding potassium-transporting ATPase subunit beta, which yields MAALNEKKTCSQRMENFNRFVWNPDTGQLMGRTLINWVWISLYYVAFYIVMTGLFSLAIYSLMRTINPYTPDYQDRLKSPGVTLRPDVYGEGGLEIYYNVSDKKSWEKYVTTLHKFLLAYNTTAQHANINCTSEKYFFQKSFLGPNKTKYSCKFTSDMLENCSGLENSTFGFPEGKPCLIIKMNRIINFLPGNGTAPRVSCTAQHDDFSPLELQYYPVNGTFNLHYFPYYGKKAQPTYSNPLVAVKFLNITRNAEVTVVCRVIGTGITSDNPHDPYEGKVEFKMKIQD from the exons ATGGCAGCTTTAAATGAAAAGAAGACCTGCAGCCAAcggatggaaaatttcaaccgTTTCGTATGGAATCCAGATACAGGGCAATTGATGGGAAGGACCTTGATTAATTGGG TGTGGATCAGTCTGTACTACGTTGCTTTCTACATAGTGATGACTGGGCTGTTTTCACTCGCCATATATTCCTTAATGAGGACAATCAATCCATATACACCGGACTATCAAGATCGATTAAAATCACCAG gggTGACATTACGTCCGGATGTCTATGGTGAAGGAGGATTAGAAATTTATTACAACGTCTCTGACAAAAAGTCCTGGGAAAAATATGTAACAACTCTTCACAAATTTCTTTTGG CATATAATACAACTGCACAACATGCCAACATCAACTGCACAAGTGAGAAATACTTCTTTCAAAAATCATTCCTTggtccaaacaaaacaaaatactccTGCAAGTTCACATCAGATATGCTTGAAAACTGCTCTGGCCTGGAAAATTCCACTTTTGGATTTCCAGAAGGAAAACCATGTTTAATTATAAAAATGAACAGA ATTATCAATTTTCTCCCTGGCAATGGCACTGCACCAAGGGTGAGCTGTACAGCTCAA CATGATGATTTCAGCCCACTTGAACTACAATATTACCCAGTCAATGGCACCTTTAACCTTCACTACTTCCCTTACTATGGAAAGAAAGCACAG CCCACCTACAGCAATCCTTTGGTAGCAGTGAAATTTCTCAACATTACAAGGAATGCAGAAGTTACTGTTGTGTGCAGAGTCATTGGAACTGGAATTACCTCAGATAACCCTCATGATCCATATGAAGGAAAAGTGGAGTTCAAAATGAAAATACAAGATTAG